One window of Saccharopolyspora phatthalungensis genomic DNA carries:
- a CDS encoding RluA family pseudouridine synthase: protein MRVDAGLSKLLGLSRSAVASLAESGDVLVDGNPAGKSDRLVAGAWLEVMLPVVGQPRQVVAVPVEGLKILHQDDDIVVVDKPIGVAVHPSPGWEGPTVVGGLAAAGVRIATSGASERQGVVHRLDAGTTGVMVVAKSEHAYSVLKRAFKERTVDKRYHAVVQGHPDPSRGTIDAPIDRHPRHDYKFAVVTGGKPSITHYETMEAFRAASLVDVKLETGRTHQIRVHFAAIKHPCVGDLTYGADPVLARRLAITRQWLHARGLSFEHPSGGWVSFESEYPHDLQHALDELRGQDG, encoded by the coding sequence ATGCGGGTGGATGCGGGCCTGTCGAAACTGCTCGGCCTGTCCCGCAGCGCCGTCGCCTCGCTGGCGGAGTCCGGTGACGTGCTGGTCGACGGCAATCCCGCAGGCAAGTCCGACCGGTTGGTCGCCGGGGCCTGGCTGGAGGTGATGCTGCCCGTCGTGGGGCAACCGCGCCAGGTCGTCGCGGTGCCCGTGGAAGGGCTCAAGATCCTGCACCAGGACGACGACATCGTCGTCGTCGACAAGCCGATCGGCGTCGCGGTGCACCCGAGCCCGGGCTGGGAAGGGCCGACCGTGGTCGGCGGGCTCGCCGCCGCGGGTGTGCGCATCGCGACCTCCGGTGCCTCCGAACGGCAGGGCGTCGTGCACCGGCTGGACGCGGGCACCACGGGAGTCATGGTCGTCGCCAAGAGCGAACACGCGTATTCGGTGCTCAAGCGCGCGTTCAAGGAACGCACCGTGGACAAGCGGTACCACGCCGTGGTGCAGGGGCACCCGGACCCGAGTCGCGGCACCATCGACGCGCCGATCGACCGGCATCCGCGCCACGACTACAAGTTCGCGGTCGTCACCGGCGGCAAGCCGAGCATCACGCATTACGAGACGATGGAAGCATTCCGCGCGGCGTCGCTGGTGGACGTGAAGCTGGAAACCGGTCGCACGCACCAAATCCGGGTGCATTTCGCGGCGATCAAGCACCCCTGCGTGGGCGACCTGACCTACGGCGCGGACCCGGTGCTGGCCCGGCGGCTGGCCATTACCAGGCAGTGGCTGCACGCGCGCGGCCTCTCCTTCGAGCATCCCTCCGGAGGCTGGGTCAGCTTCGAAAGCGAATACCCGCACGACCTTCAGCACGCGCTGGATGAGCTGCGCGGGCAGGACGGCTGA
- a CDS encoding cytochrome P450 family protein has protein sequence MSSNIQAQAGLPVFDHDFVQHLHTRNAQLRSTTPVQRMVTHQGMEVWVITRYDDARAALADHRLGKNAIRTQEVVNAKLPPDADHGEFATELAVHMLNMDIPDHTRLRKLVVKAFTARRVESMRPHIEQISAALLDAIPDKSDVNLLDAFAFPLPTQVISEMLGVDESRRDDFRAWTNTILDASDEQALQHAVQSASAYMVELIATKRREPADDLITALIEARDDEDRLSEQELIATVFLLLVAGHETTVNLIGNGVLALLRNPEQWAALVADPGLVPDAVEEMLRFDGPVIHGTLRHTIEPVEYGGVEIPAGEIVWVGLSAGSNDPERFAEPDRFDITRDARGHLAFGHGIHFCLGAQLARLEAQIALRQLVERFPNLRAVGSLDDVQWRFSSLIHGLQELRVCLAEG, from the coding sequence ATGTCGTCCAACATCCAGGCCCAGGCCGGTCTTCCCGTCTTCGACCACGATTTCGTCCAGCACCTGCACACCCGGAACGCGCAACTCCGGAGCACCACGCCGGTCCAGCGGATGGTCACCCACCAGGGCATGGAGGTCTGGGTAATCACCCGGTACGACGACGCCCGCGCCGCGCTGGCCGACCACCGGTTGGGCAAGAACGCCATCCGGACCCAGGAAGTGGTCAACGCGAAGCTGCCGCCGGACGCGGACCACGGGGAGTTCGCTACCGAGTTGGCCGTCCACATGCTGAACATGGACATCCCGGACCACACCCGGCTGCGCAAACTCGTGGTCAAGGCATTCACCGCGCGCCGGGTGGAGAGCATGCGCCCGCACATCGAGCAGATCAGCGCGGCACTGCTCGACGCGATCCCCGACAAGTCCGACGTCAACCTGCTGGACGCCTTTGCGTTCCCGTTGCCTACCCAGGTGATCTCCGAGATGCTCGGCGTGGACGAGAGCCGTCGGGACGACTTCCGGGCCTGGACCAACACCATCCTGGACGCCTCCGACGAGCAAGCGTTGCAACACGCCGTGCAGTCGGCGTCCGCGTACATGGTCGAGCTCATCGCGACCAAGCGACGCGAACCGGCCGACGACCTGATCACCGCGCTGATCGAGGCCAGGGATGACGAGGACCGGCTCAGCGAGCAGGAGCTGATCGCGACGGTGTTCCTGCTGCTGGTCGCCGGGCACGAGACGACCGTGAACCTGATCGGGAACGGGGTGCTGGCGCTGTTGCGCAACCCCGAGCAGTGGGCGGCGCTGGTGGCCGACCCGGGCTTGGTGCCCGACGCGGTCGAGGAGATGCTGCGCTTCGACGGTCCGGTAATCCACGGGACGTTGCGGCACACCATCGAGCCCGTCGAGTACGGCGGCGTGGAGATCCCGGCCGGCGAAATCGTCTGGGTTGGACTGTCCGCGGGCAGCAACGACCCGGAGCGCTTCGCCGAACCGGACCGCTTCGACATCACCCGCGACGCTCGCGGGCACCTGGCGTTCGGTCACGGCATCCACTTCTGCCTGGGCGCGCAACTGGCCCGCCTGGAGGCGCAGATCGCGCTGCGGCAGCTCGTCGAGCGCTTCCCGAACCTCCGTGCCGTCGGCTCGCTGGACGACGTGCAGTGGCGCTTCAGCTCGCTCATCCACGGACTGCAGGAACTCCGGGTCTGCCTAGCGGAGGGCTGA
- a CDS encoding DUF2567 domain-containing protein — translation MADSPVESGGTPQQVGPASGPEEELLVPQLIAPPPRVVVKADVLPAVSAVSLIALLGLPIGWVWSRLAPPQENVLGPHGSLTPMLVEGYHGFDAIAIFALIAFAAGLLTAAVLWLARGRRGPVLLIAGALGSVVASWLGMQMGALFAQGLYTMPANPQLGDLITVAPEVGSYWVVLVQPFGLALGYGLAASWNGLDDLGRRLG, via the coding sequence GTGGCTGACAGCCCGGTGGAGTCCGGCGGTACGCCGCAGCAGGTCGGGCCCGCCTCCGGACCCGAGGAGGAGCTGCTGGTTCCGCAGCTCATCGCGCCGCCGCCCCGAGTGGTGGTCAAGGCCGACGTGCTGCCCGCGGTGAGCGCGGTGTCGTTGATCGCGCTGCTGGGTTTGCCGATCGGGTGGGTGTGGTCGCGGCTGGCTCCGCCGCAGGAGAACGTCCTCGGCCCGCACGGGTCGCTGACCCCGATGCTGGTGGAGGGCTACCACGGGTTCGACGCGATCGCGATCTTCGCACTGATCGCCTTCGCCGCGGGGTTGCTGACCGCCGCCGTGCTGTGGCTGGCGCGCGGCCGTCGAGGCCCGGTGCTGCTCATCGCCGGCGCGCTCGGTTCGGTGGTCGCATCGTGGCTGGGCATGCAGATGGGTGCGTTGTTCGCCCAGGGCCTGTACACGATGCCCGCGAACCCGCAGTTGGGCGACCTGATCACGGTCGCTCCGGAGGTCGGCAGCTACTGGGTGGTGCTGGTGCAGCCGTTTGGGCTTGCGCTCGGTTATGGCCTCGCGGCCTCCTGGAACGGCCTCGACGACCTCGGCCGCCGCCTGGGCTGA
- a CDS encoding NAD(P)(+) transhydrogenase (Re/Si-specific) subunit beta, whose product MITLRTVLYILAFALFIYGLMGLTGPRTAVRGNAIAAAGMVVAIVATLLTPGLGNWGLIALGLVIGTVIGVPAARRVKMTAMPQMVALFNGVGGGAVALTAWVEFRETTGFRAEPAVTTISTLFAAIIGSISFWGSLVAFGKLQEILPGRPVTAGRLQMPLNVLLLGGAVACAVAIGLGGSAELLLVAVLVLAGLAGIAVVLPIGGADMPVVVSLLNACTGLSAAAAGLALGNTAMIVAGMLVGASGSILTDQMAKAMNRSIPSIVAGGFGGGETAAAAVTGGSVRAISSADVAIQLAYAGQVIVVPGYGMAVAQAQHAVQDMAKLLADKGVGVNYAIHPVAGRMPGHMNVLLAEADVPYEQLKEMDEINDEFARTDVALVIGANDVTNPAARTDPGSPIYGMPILNVDQAKAVIVLKRSMRAGFAGVDNPLYTDPRTAMLFGDAKDTVREVIEELKAL is encoded by the coding sequence GTGATCACGCTGCGGACCGTGCTCTACATCCTGGCGTTCGCGCTGTTCATCTACGGCCTGATGGGACTCACCGGCCCGCGCACGGCGGTGCGGGGCAACGCCATCGCGGCGGCGGGCATGGTGGTCGCCATCGTCGCCACGCTGCTCACCCCGGGCCTGGGCAACTGGGGGCTGATCGCGCTGGGCCTGGTGATCGGCACGGTCATCGGGGTGCCGGCCGCACGGCGGGTGAAGATGACCGCGATGCCGCAGATGGTCGCGCTGTTCAACGGCGTGGGCGGCGGTGCGGTGGCGCTCACCGCGTGGGTGGAGTTCCGGGAGACCACCGGCTTCCGGGCGGAACCCGCCGTCACCACGATCTCGACGCTGTTCGCCGCGATCATAGGGTCAATCTCGTTCTGGGGCTCGCTGGTCGCCTTCGGCAAGCTGCAGGAGATCTTGCCCGGCCGCCCGGTCACCGCCGGTCGGCTGCAGATGCCGCTGAACGTGCTGCTGCTGGGCGGGGCAGTCGCGTGCGCCGTGGCGATCGGGCTGGGCGGCAGCGCCGAATTGCTGCTCGTCGCGGTGCTGGTGCTGGCCGGGCTGGCGGGGATCGCGGTGGTGCTGCCGATCGGCGGCGCCGATATGCCGGTGGTGGTCTCGCTGCTCAACGCGTGCACCGGGCTATCCGCGGCGGCGGCCGGGCTGGCGTTGGGCAACACCGCGATGATCGTGGCGGGCATGCTGGTGGGCGCCTCCGGTTCGATCCTGACCGACCAGATGGCCAAGGCGATGAACCGGTCGATCCCGTCGATCGTCGCCGGCGGGTTCGGCGGCGGCGAAACCGCGGCAGCCGCGGTGACCGGCGGCTCGGTGCGCGCCATCAGCTCGGCGGACGTGGCGATCCAGCTGGCCTACGCCGGACAGGTGATCGTGGTGCCCGGCTACGGCATGGCGGTCGCGCAAGCCCAGCACGCGGTGCAGGACATGGCGAAGTTGTTGGCGGACAAGGGCGTCGGCGTCAACTATGCGATTCACCCCGTGGCGGGCCGGATGCCTGGCCACATGAACGTGCTGCTCGCGGAGGCGGACGTGCCCTACGAGCAGCTCAAGGAGATGGACGAGATCAACGACGAGTTCGCCCGCACCGATGTCGCGCTGGTGATCGGCGCGAACGATGTCACCAACCCAGCGGCCCGCACGGACCCGGGCTCGCCGATCTACGGCATGCCGATCCTCAACGTCGATCAGGCCAAGGCCGTCATCGTCCTGAAGCGCTCGATGCGAGCGGGCTTCGCGGGAGTGGACAACCCGCTTTACACCGACCCCAGGACCGCGATGCTCTTCGGCGACGCCAAGGACACGGTCCGCGAAGTGATCGAAGAACTCAAGGCGCTCTAG
- a CDS encoding aminotransferase class V-fold PLP-dependent enzyme encodes MSSAVIEIPSQSNVECRIPAVVGGALEVPLVTGGRIGYANLDHAASAPCLESVQTAVNELLPWYASVHRGAGFASQVCTRVYEEARGKLLDFVGARRTDSVIFTRNTTDSLNLLGRALPRGTSVVVFDTEHHAALLPWTGPRVRRLPAPETPAGAVAALDAALADCPEGPRLAVITGASNVTGELWPVADLARVARRRGARTVLDAAQLAPHRPVRITELDVDYVAISGHKLYAPFGAGALVGRADWLNAAEPYLAGGGATRLVQEASVSWTTGPERHEAGSPNTVGVHALARACETLAANWTHVVEHEESLLHRLRAGLRDVPGLRELCLFDADHDRVGVVSFTVDGRDPGLLAAALSAEHGIGVRDGLFCAHVATRRLLSRAGSDSDRAVRVSVGLGTTNEQVDRFVNALRWLVTQGPSWNYEQVDGRWTPVGDPRPAPDFLS; translated from the coding sequence GTGTCTTCTGCCGTCATCGAAATCCCCTCGCAGTCCAATGTGGAGTGCCGGATTCCCGCCGTGGTCGGCGGCGCGCTGGAGGTTCCGCTGGTCACCGGCGGGCGCATCGGTTACGCGAATCTCGATCATGCGGCCAGCGCGCCCTGCCTGGAGTCCGTGCAGACGGCGGTCAACGAGTTGCTGCCCTGGTACGCGAGCGTGCATCGCGGCGCCGGGTTCGCCTCCCAGGTGTGCACCCGGGTCTACGAGGAGGCGCGGGGCAAGCTGCTGGACTTCGTCGGTGCTCGCCGCACCGATTCGGTGATCTTCACCCGCAACACCACCGATTCCCTGAACCTGCTGGGCCGGGCGCTGCCGCGCGGCACGTCTGTCGTGGTCTTCGACACCGAACACCACGCGGCGCTGCTGCCCTGGACCGGCCCGCGGGTGCGCCGCCTCCCCGCGCCGGAGACACCGGCGGGCGCGGTCGCCGCACTGGACGCCGCGCTGGCCGACTGCCCGGAAGGGCCACGGCTCGCGGTGATCACGGGCGCCTCCAACGTCACTGGGGAACTGTGGCCGGTGGCCGACCTGGCGCGGGTGGCGCGCCGCCGCGGGGCTCGCACCGTGCTCGACGCCGCGCAGCTCGCGCCGCACCGGCCGGTGCGGATCACCGAGCTTGACGTGGACTACGTGGCGATCTCGGGGCACAAGCTGTACGCGCCCTTCGGGGCCGGCGCGCTGGTCGGCCGTGCGGACTGGCTCAACGCCGCCGAGCCGTACCTGGCGGGCGGTGGCGCGACCCGGTTGGTGCAGGAAGCGTCGGTCAGCTGGACCACCGGGCCGGAGCGGCACGAGGCCGGTTCGCCGAACACCGTCGGCGTGCACGCGCTGGCCAGGGCCTGCGAGACGCTCGCGGCGAACTGGACGCATGTCGTCGAGCATGAGGAGTCGCTGCTGCATCGGCTGCGGGCCGGTCTGCGCGACGTGCCAGGGCTGCGCGAGCTTTGCTTGTTCGACGCCGATCACGACCGGGTCGGCGTGGTGAGCTTCACCGTTGACGGTCGGGACCCCGGCCTGCTGGCCGCTGCGCTTTCCGCGGAGCACGGCATCGGCGTTCGCGACGGGTTGTTCTGCGCGCACGTGGCCACGCGACGGTTGCTCTCGCGTGCGGGATCGGACTCCGATCGGGCGGTGCGGGTCAGCGTCGGGCTGGGCACGACCAACGAGCAAGTCGACCGGTTCGTCAACGCCCTGCGGTGGCTGGTGACCCAGGGCCCGAGCTGGAATTACGAGCAGGTCGACGGCCGCTGGACCCCGGTCGGCGACCCGCGGCCCGCCCCGGACTTCCTGTCCTGA
- a CDS encoding AsnC family protein — protein sequence MAGPDPVDVRLLSVVAEMGRAAVPEIAGRLGMDVRDVAARLAALSTTGLPLIVGVECDAQGIRNAVAAAQQWAAQNTASGAYQVSGPVSGGYPVQHSGSYPQPSGAYPMPSGGYPAPGYGGPSGPQPFVPSGPPPTSFQQQPAKPGPQNPMNVWGPPGSAAWARGDQQRPGTQRAPQPVRTGKVGSKLDVEGLEGERITILLVEVVDPADFLFTAAGYELREGERAVVVHTELTNRGTTPFASLPDLYLELIAKDGSAVSKAPVSLSSRPPHRIGVQPGETAGGHTVYVLPESTELTTVRWTPRPGDEQRTLTWDITDL from the coding sequence GTGGCTGGCCCTGATCCCGTGGACGTGCGGCTGTTGAGCGTCGTCGCCGAGATGGGCCGTGCGGCGGTTCCCGAGATCGCCGGCCGGCTCGGCATGGATGTGCGCGACGTCGCAGCGCGTCTTGCTGCCCTGTCCACGACCGGGCTGCCGCTGATCGTCGGCGTCGAGTGCGATGCGCAAGGCATCCGCAATGCGGTCGCCGCGGCGCAGCAATGGGCCGCGCAGAACACGGCAAGCGGTGCCTACCAGGTGTCCGGTCCGGTCAGCGGTGGCTACCCGGTGCAGCACTCCGGCTCCTACCCGCAGCCGTCCGGCGCTTACCCGATGCCCAGCGGTGGCTACCCGGCGCCCGGCTACGGGGGGCCGAGCGGCCCGCAGCCGTTCGTCCCGTCCGGCCCGCCGCCGACGTCCTTCCAGCAGCAACCCGCCAAGCCGGGACCGCAGAACCCGATGAACGTCTGGGGCCCGCCGGGGTCGGCGGCCTGGGCCCGCGGCGACCAGCAGCGGCCGGGCACCCAGCGCGCGCCGCAGCCGGTGCGCACCGGCAAGGTCGGCAGCAAGCTCGACGTCGAGGGCCTGGAGGGTGAGCGGATCACCATCCTGCTCGTCGAGGTCGTGGACCCGGCCGACTTCCTGTTCACCGCGGCGGGTTACGAGCTGCGGGAGGGCGAGCGCGCGGTCGTCGTGCACACCGAGCTGACCAATCGCGGGACCACGCCGTTCGCCTCGCTGCCCGACCTGTACCTGGAGTTGATCGCCAAGGACGGCTCCGCGGTGTCGAAGGCGCCGGTGTCGCTGTCCTCGCGTCCCCCGCACCGCATCGGCGTGCAGCCCGGCGAAACAGCGGGCGGCCACACCGTGTACGTGCTGCCGGAGTCCACGGAGCTCACCACGGTGCGCTGGACGCCCCGGCCCGGCGACGAGCAGCGCACCCTTACCTGGGACATCACCGACCTCTGA
- a CDS encoding arabinofuranosyltransferase: MAGILPSPLLTGPSPIDEPRRDSAVRLPLRSTVAELFLGAAVAALVSLLLQFAIARLSISEPSYAPEALAAVGSALVLAVVFLLLMFGYRRSPRWARLLGTWVALSSFSTFALAIPLESTRFYYGGSTVDNGFRLQYMTRMASSPALLDMNYAGVGPYYPGGWFWLGGRFANLIGWEGWAAYKPYALAWVAVTTVVAFTLWSVVVRRRLALLAALATALAGMLHGIEEPYAWPSAAWLAPVAVLAWHALRRRERAPRWTLVCIGAFVGFAAITYTLHFVFAVLMVVLMAVVIGTFRVHQGQAPWPTVRQLFLRLLPIGIVSLLIALLVWWPYLLETHFLLDNPRSAAQHYLPEDSAFLPVPMMEATAFGGLCLVGLVWLLMRCRRSEVAASMLTIVIAVYGWFVLSTLALIAKTTLLAFRLNVILDVTLTVGGVFGLLELIGYLRRKLDTKYALRISMVAAALGLLGAITINQGALGLALRDSAERAYQDYYPTGDNAMGQRDPAEPGSWIDDEIRAIAELTGRKPDQNVLLGTDYQLMSFQPYWGFQQETPHYANPLADYADRAALIQRWSTAKTPDDLLRMLRTSPFLPPNVFVLSNPASPNSPTASQNSPAPSRGSTVEAPADEAGKLVLRLKADAFPQQPNVRDYDVYFDPAVFDSPAFVKREVGPYTIIARR; the protein is encoded by the coding sequence GTGGCGGGAATCTTGCCGAGTCCCCTGTTGACCGGACCTAGCCCGATCGACGAACCGCGCCGAGATTCGGCCGTTCGCCTGCCGCTGCGCAGTACCGTCGCCGAGCTCTTCCTAGGCGCGGCGGTGGCCGCGCTGGTCAGCCTGCTGTTGCAGTTCGCCATCGCGCGGCTGAGCATCAGCGAACCCAGCTACGCGCCGGAAGCACTCGCGGCCGTCGGCAGCGCGCTGGTGTTGGCCGTGGTGTTCCTGTTGCTGATGTTCGGATATCGGCGTTCGCCGCGCTGGGCGCGACTGCTGGGCACCTGGGTGGCACTGAGCTCGTTCAGCACGTTCGCCTTGGCGATTCCGTTGGAGTCCACCCGGTTCTACTACGGTGGATCCACTGTGGACAACGGGTTCCGCCTCCAGTACATGACGCGGATGGCGTCCTCGCCCGCCTTGCTGGACATGAACTACGCCGGCGTCGGGCCCTACTACCCGGGCGGCTGGTTCTGGCTGGGCGGTCGCTTCGCGAACCTCATCGGGTGGGAGGGCTGGGCGGCGTACAAGCCGTACGCGCTGGCCTGGGTCGCGGTGACTACCGTCGTCGCGTTCACGCTCTGGAGCGTCGTGGTGCGGCGTCGGCTCGCGCTGCTCGCCGCGCTGGCCACGGCGCTCGCCGGCATGTTGCACGGCATCGAGGAGCCCTACGCGTGGCCGTCGGCGGCGTGGCTGGCGCCGGTGGCCGTGCTGGCCTGGCACGCGCTGCGCCGCCGGGAGCGCGCTCCACGATGGACATTGGTCTGCATCGGCGCCTTCGTCGGTTTTGCCGCGATCACCTACACCCTGCACTTCGTGTTCGCGGTGCTGATGGTCGTGCTGATGGCGGTCGTCATCGGGACGTTCCGGGTGCACCAGGGACAAGCGCCGTGGCCGACGGTACGGCAGTTGTTCCTGCGGCTGCTGCCGATCGGCATCGTCAGTCTCCTCATCGCTTTGCTGGTGTGGTGGCCGTACCTGCTGGAAACGCATTTCCTGCTCGACAACCCGCGTAGCGCGGCCCAGCACTACCTGCCCGAAGACAGCGCGTTCCTGCCGGTGCCGATGATGGAGGCCACCGCGTTCGGCGGCCTGTGCCTGGTGGGCCTGGTGTGGCTGCTGATGCGGTGCCGACGCAGCGAAGTGGCCGCGTCGATGCTCACCATCGTGATCGCGGTCTACGGCTGGTTCGTGCTCTCGACGCTGGCACTGATCGCCAAGACGACGCTGCTGGCGTTCCGTCTCAACGTGATCCTCGACGTGACGCTGACCGTCGGCGGTGTCTTCGGCCTGCTGGAGCTCATCGGCTACCTGCGGCGCAAGCTCGACACCAAGTACGCATTGCGCATTAGCATGGTCGCCGCCGCGCTGGGGCTGCTCGGTGCCATCACGATCAACCAGGGCGCGCTCGGGCTGGCGTTGCGCGACTCCGCCGAACGCGCGTACCAGGACTACTACCCGACCGGCGACAACGCGATGGGACAGCGGGATCCGGCCGAGCCCGGCTCCTGGATCGACGACGAGATCCGCGCGATCGCCGAGCTGACCGGCCGCAAACCGGACCAGAACGTGCTGCTCGGCACCGACTACCAGCTGATGTCCTTCCAGCCGTACTGGGGTTTCCAGCAGGAAACGCCGCACTATGCCAACCCGCTGGCGGACTACGCCGACCGGGCCGCCCTGATCCAGCGGTGGAGCACGGCGAAGACCCCGGACGACCTCCTGCGCATGCTGCGCACGAGCCCGTTCCTGCCCCCCAACGTGTTCGTCCTGAGCAATCCGGCGAGCCCGAATTCACCTACAGCAAGCCAGAATTCCCCCGCACCAAGCCGGGGGTCCACTGTGGAGGCGCCGGCGGACGAGGCGGGCAAGCTCGTCCTGCGGCTGAAGGCCGACGCCTTCCCCCAGCAGCCGAACGTCCGGGACTACGACGTCTACTTCGACCCCGCGGTGTTCGACTCCCCCGCCTTCGTCAAGCGCGAAGTGGGCCCGTACACCATCATCGCGCGGCGCTGA
- the lspA gene encoding signal peptidase II, which yields MTLVSTEQSPQEQSSAEQADAGSTAAERAPETQPEAADESPRDGSRKLLALLGGVAVVALGIDIVTKIAVVANLEGHAPVRLLGGVLYLDVLRNPGAAFSLATGMTWLLALLAIAVVGVIIWLAPKLRSPGWAVGLGLVLGGACGNLVDRIFRAPGPLQGHVVDFLSVFAPGGAIWPVFNVADSCIVCGGILVVLLSLMGRDYDGTVHRKKKAVAS from the coding sequence ATGACTCTCGTGAGCACCGAGCAGTCCCCCCAAGAACAGTCCTCAGCGGAGCAGGCGGACGCTGGGTCGACCGCCGCGGAACGAGCCCCTGAGACGCAGCCCGAGGCGGCCGACGAGTCGCCGCGGGATGGGTCCCGGAAGCTGCTCGCCCTGCTGGGTGGGGTGGCCGTCGTCGCCCTAGGCATCGACATCGTCACCAAGATCGCCGTGGTGGCCAACCTGGAGGGCCACGCGCCGGTCAGGCTGCTCGGGGGCGTGCTCTATCTCGACGTGCTGCGCAACCCGGGCGCCGCGTTCTCCCTGGCCACCGGCATGACCTGGCTGCTGGCGCTGCTCGCGATCGCGGTGGTCGGGGTGATCATCTGGCTGGCGCCGAAGCTGCGTTCGCCGGGCTGGGCGGTCGGCCTCGGCCTGGTGCTCGGCGGGGCCTGCGGCAACCTGGTCGACCGGATCTTCCGCGCTCCCGGCCCCCTGCAGGGGCATGTGGTCGACTTCCTATCGGTGTTCGCTCCGGGCGGCGCGATATGGCCGGTGTTCAACGTCGCCGACTCGTGCATCGTCTGCGGCGGCATCCTGGTCGTGCTGCTGTCGCTGATGGGCCGGGACTACGACGGCACGGTCCACCGCAAGAAGAAGGCCGTGGCGTCGTGA
- a CDS encoding NAD(P) transhydrogenase subunit alpha produces MFLANLAILVLAGFVGFAVISKVPNTLHTPLMSGTNAIHGIVLLGGVLVLGSGVSTVGSQLLALVAIVFGTINVVGGFLVTDRMLGMFKRKPGAARKGADK; encoded by the coding sequence ATGTTCCTGGCCAATCTGGCGATCCTGGTGCTGGCGGGATTCGTCGGCTTCGCGGTGATCTCGAAGGTGCCGAACACGCTACACACGCCGCTGATGTCCGGCACCAACGCGATCCACGGCATCGTGCTGCTCGGCGGGGTTCTGGTGCTGGGGTCCGGCGTGTCCACTGTCGGATCGCAGCTGCTGGCGCTGGTGGCCATCGTGTTCGGGACCATCAACGTCGTCGGCGGTTTCCTGGTCACCGACCGGATGCTGGGCATGTTCAAGCGCAAGCCGGGCGCGGCGCGGAAGGGTGCCGACAAGTGA
- a CDS encoding Re/Si-specific NAD(P)(+) transhydrogenase subunit alpha: protein MTSHEGGRTSVGVPRETEPGERRVALVPGVVERLCAQGLDVVVESGAGQAALIPDDAFTKAGARIGDPWPADVVVKVVPPTEAEIGRLAAGSSLIGFLAPLTDPELAGRLRAAGVLGFAMESVPRISRAQSMDALSSQANVAGYRAVLLAATECTRFFPMLTTAAGTVKPASVLVLGVGVAGLQALATAKRLGARTTGYDVRPEVADQVSSVGAKWLDLGISAVGEGGYARELTAEEQAAQTQRLNSAIAGFDIVITTALVPGRPAPKLVPAEAVHHMRPGSVIVDLAGPAGGNCELSEPGRTVVSHEITIAAPLNLPATMPEHASELYARNVQALLELMLVDGRLAPDFTDEVLAATCITRPD from the coding sequence ATGACCTCGCATGAGGGTGGTCGCACCAGCGTCGGCGTCCCGCGCGAAACGGAGCCCGGCGAGCGCCGGGTCGCGCTCGTGCCCGGCGTCGTCGAGCGGTTGTGCGCGCAGGGGCTCGACGTGGTCGTCGAGTCCGGTGCCGGGCAGGCCGCGCTGATCCCGGACGACGCGTTCACCAAGGCGGGCGCGCGCATCGGCGATCCGTGGCCGGCCGATGTCGTGGTGAAGGTGGTCCCGCCGACCGAAGCGGAGATCGGCCGGTTGGCGGCCGGGTCGTCGCTGATCGGGTTCCTGGCGCCGTTGACCGACCCGGAGCTCGCCGGGCGGCTGCGCGCCGCCGGGGTGCTGGGCTTCGCGATGGAGTCGGTGCCGCGGATCTCCCGGGCCCAGTCGATGGACGCGCTGTCCTCCCAGGCCAACGTCGCGGGATACCGGGCGGTGCTGCTGGCGGCGACCGAATGCACCCGGTTCTTTCCGATGCTGACCACGGCGGCAGGCACCGTGAAGCCCGCGTCGGTGCTGGTGCTCGGCGTCGGGGTCGCCGGGCTGCAGGCGCTGGCGACCGCGAAGCGGCTCGGTGCCCGCACCACCGGCTACGACGTGCGACCCGAGGTCGCCGATCAGGTGAGTTCGGTGGGGGCGAAGTGGCTGGACCTGGGCATTTCGGCGGTCGGCGAAGGCGGCTACGCCCGGGAGCTGACGGCCGAGGAGCAAGCCGCGCAGACCCAACGGCTCAACTCGGCCATCGCCGGTTTCGACATCGTGATCACCACCGCGCTGGTACCCGGACGACCGGCCCCGAAGCTGGTTCCCGCCGAGGCGGTGCACCACATGCGGCCCGGCAGCGTAATCGTCGACCTGGCCGGCCCGGCGGGCGGAAACTGCGAGCTCAGCGAGCCGGGGCGCACCGTAGTCAGCCACGAGATCACCATCGCCGCCCCGCTGAACCTCCCGGCGACCATGCCGGAACACGCCAGCGAGCTTTACGCCCGCAACGTCCAAGCGCTCCTGGAGCTGATGCTCGTCGACGGCCGCCTCGCCCCCGACTTCACCGACGAGGTCCTGGCCGCCACGTGCATCACCCGACCGGATTGA